The following nucleotide sequence is from Nesterenkonia xinjiangensis.
AGCCAGGGACTCGCCTGGGCCCTCCTGCAGGGCGACGACGTCGGCCACCGGCTCACGCACCGGCAGCGGGGCCGGGATCCCGGCGCCGAGCAGCATCCGGTGGCGGGCGTCGAGGTCCATGGCACGGCCGGCGCGGAGGACCTTCAGATATAGGCGCGTGCCGTCGTCGAAGTCTGCGGCGATCACCGCACGGCGCAGCGGCCGATAACTGATGGTCTCCAGGCCGACCAGTCGGCGCCCCATGCCCCACTGCGCCACCACGGAGGCCGGGTCGGTGGCCAGACGCAGGCCGGGCAGCGACGGGTCCAGAGGGTGCTGCCAGATCGCCAGGCGTCCATAGGGGCTGTGCGAGTAGATGATGCCGTCAGAGTCGGCCGGGACCGCCTCGGTGGTCATCCCCACGTAGAGCTCGTCCACATGATCGGAGGTCTCGGTGTAGACGCCGGAGGGCCAGTTCCGGGGCATCACCGGTCGCGCAGTGGCCACCCGGTAGATGCCGGTGACCCCGGCCCCGGGTCGGTGCTGGAGGGACTCCAGGTGGATGGAGGTCGGGTAGACACCGGTGTGCTGGACGGCCACCGAGATCGGCGAGTGGGCGTCATAGGACTCCATGAACGCCAGCTGTTTAGCCTCCAGCTGGGCGGTGCCCGGCGAGGGCGCGGCCCGTGGGGCCTGCGGTGGAAGGTCGACGGCCATGGAGGTGGTCGCGGCTCAGGCCCGCCGGCGCTTCAGCACAGCGTCGAGGTCGAGAGACTGCTGGACGGCCGTCTGCGGACGGGCCGGGGCCGGCGGTGCCACGGCCGGGCCGGAGGCCGCACGGCCGATCTTCACGTCTGCGGAGGGTTTGGGCGCCTCGGGGGTGATCGGCTCGGGCAGCGGACGCTCGGCCTTCTCCACCTCCAGATACTTCGGCTTGGGCAGCTCGCGCGGCTCCCAGGGCTCCGCGGGCGAGGCGGCGGCCGGGGCCGGCTGCTCCCCTGCCGGGAATGTCTCAGCGAGGTCGACCGGCAGTCCGTCGGCATCGACCTCCTGCAGCGAGCGGGGCCCGCCGACTCCGCGCTCGTCGGAACTCAACGCGTCGAACGGGCCCGTGCGGGCAGAGTGCTCGGTGACCGCGGCGGCGGTGCTGGGCACCGTCGGCCGGCGCAGTCCGGCCTCGTCCACATCAGGGTTCATGGCTTCCCGCAGCGCTGCATCCAGGCGACGACGACGGCGACGACGCCGACGGGAGGCGGCCATGGTGCGCAGCGTGGCCAGGCTGGCCAGGAAGACGGCGCCGGAGATCAGCGGCACAGTGACAGTGAGCGAGGTGGCGGCGGCCAGCACGCCGGTGACCGTCGCGGTCAGCAGCGCGAGCAGGCCCAGCAGCACCACCGAGGTCCTGCCCCAGTGGACGGTGAAACGGCTCGCAGGCTGGGCCGCGGGCGCTCCGGTCGTCGATGCGGCGCTGGCTCCGCCGCGTGAGGTGGTCGCAGACATGCTTGCCCTTCTTCGGGAGGTCTCCGAGGGTCGGCTCGGCAGTCGCTGGGCCCGGATGATCAGCGCCGCCAGGAAGAGCCCGGCGATCAGGGCGAACAGCACTGAAGAGTGGATGGGCAGACTGGGGATCACGTTGATGATCGCCATCTCGAGGCGACCGATGCCCAGCGTCACCGTGACTCCACCTGCCCTTCTTCAGCACCTTCATCTCCTGCGCACCGGGGGTTACGCCGATCATGAGGTACAGCTCCCCAGCGTAGCCGATCGGAGCTCCGGTTCCGGCGATCCCCGCCCGGCGACGCGAGGCGTGTC
It contains:
- a CDS encoding aminoglycoside phosphotransferase family protein; translated protein: MAVDLPPQAPRAAPSPGTAQLEAKQLAFMESYDAHSPISVAVQHTGVYPTSIHLESLQHRPGAGVTGIYRVATARPVMPRNWPSGVYTETSDHVDELYVGMTTEAVPADSDGIIYSHSPYGRLAIWQHPLDPSLPGLRLATDPASVVAQWGMGRRLVGLETISYRPLRRAVIAADFDDGTRLYLKVLRAGRAMDLDARHRMLLGAGIPAPLPVREPVADVVALQEGPGESLAEQLLADGGATVDPAQFLRLLDTMPVSVMTLPARDAWTDRLPAYASAAVSALPHCADRIRRLERAVLTGLPRTDRGPVVPTHGDFYEANVLMAHNAVSCLLDVDSLGPGHRVDDLACFLGHVAVLPAVDSRYVHAPAALARFARAFAQVVDPEALRLRAASVALSLVAGARDSRRDGWEAQAEHRLTCAEALMGFVSPGPALPQWPGDIPHHGR